The window CTCTTGTATCAACAGCACCAGTACCAGCTTTTCTTGCCAAAGCTTCTGCCAAATTCAACAATACTTCAGCATAACGAATTACTGGTGCGAAGTCTGTATAAGGAGCAGCACCTGGATATTTAATTACCCAGCTGCGTGCAGTTCCTGCGGCATTACCAGCGGCATTGGTTGTTCTGATCTGAGATTTACGCGCATCTGAAGCACGCCAGTCAGGATTACCCAAAATACCATTGGGATTCAAAGAATATTCACCACTACCGCCATTTACAAATGGAGGACCGTAGTAAAAACCAAGCTGGTTCTGTGTACCGGGTGTTTCGTTAGAAGCAAAAGGCATAGACAGAATTGACTCAGTTGAAGTGTAAGCCGTAAAAATATTGGTGAAGCTTGGATTGAGTGCATGCGCTACACCGCTACTTGCAGTAAATGGTGCATTAGTGCTCACGATTTTATTGGCTTCCTCAATTACTTTATCATTGTTACCCATGCTAAGGTAAACCCTGGTTTTCAAAGCAATGGCTGTGTTACGGTGCGCTCTGGTTGTATTTGCTGTAGCATTACCATTGGTAAGTGGCAGGTTGGCTTCAGCAAAATTTAAGTCTTCCAGAATCTGATTATATACTTCAGCCACAGTAGCTCTTGCCAAAGCATAATCACCTGAACCGGTGTTACCCTTTAAGCGAAGGGGTACACCAGGCTTGCTACCATTACCATCCCAATAAGGACGAGCATATAATTGCAGCAAAGAATAATAACTCATGGCACGAAGCAATCTTGCTTCACCACGGAAATTATTCGCAACAGCAGCACCAACCACACCGGCACCTTTTGCATCCATACCATCCAGGAATACGTTTGCCAGGTTGATAACATAGTATGCCTGAGCCCAATGGTTCAGGATACTGTTGGTAGAGCTACCTACAGTAGTATAACTCCAAACATCAAAACCTGTTACAACGTTGGTACGCTCATTGAGGAAATCTCCACCGCGGATATCGTTGAAAATCTGATAGCGACCACCATACATACCACTGTTTTTGATGGATGCATAGATAGCTCTTACCTGACCTTCAATACGCACTCGTGTGTCAAATGCAGAGAGATCTGAGATCACCGTCTGCGGTACTGGCGAAAGCTGACGCTTGTCACAAGAAGTTGTGAACAAAACAGCTGCGCCAATCAAGGTATATAAAACTTTCTTTCTCATTTCATTTGTTTGACTGGTTAATGAATTAGAAACCAACATTCAGACCAAAAGTGATGGTACGTTGGTTAGCAACTGTATTTCTGTCAATACCAAAGTTGGATGAACCATTACCGTTGGAAGAAACCTCAGGATCAGGACCAGGATATGGAGTAATGATCAGCAGGTTGTTTCCATTGATATAGAAACGCGCACTAGAGATTTTTACTTTATCCAGAATTGACTTTGGCAGGTAATATGAAATACCCAGGGTTCTCATTTTTACGAAATCTCCTTTGAACACGTTAACATCCATAGGGAATGCAGAACCATTGGAAACGTTATCACCAAATACTGATTTTGGTACATCTGTTACATCACCAGGCTTAGTCCAGGCACGCAACACATCAACAGAGTTATTCCAGAAACGCTGATCACGTAAACCGGCATTGGTACCGAAATAAATCCAAGAACCAAACTGGTAAGTCATCAGGATATTCAATTCAAAGTTTCTGTAACGGAAATTGTTATCCCAACCACCAGTCCATCTTGGGTTAGTGTTTCTGTATACAACCGCATCAGCAGAGCTTACAGTTGGTGCTGCAGTACCATCAGCATAAGACCACTGGAACTGACCAGGAGGCGGTACACGCTGATAGAATACCTGACGACCGGCACCATTGATGTAAATTCTTCTACCAGTAGCAGGATCAACACCAGCTGAACGTGTTACGAACAGCATACCGATAGGATAACCAGGCAATGTGATGCTTGGGTTCTCCAAACCACCAGTTGATGAGATGATGTTGTTAAGACCAGGAGCCAGAGAAGTTACTTTGTTATCGTTGTAAGCAGCGTTGAATGAAGTTCTCCAAGTGAAGTTCTTCTTATTAACAACAGCGGCGTCAACTGAGAATTCAATACCCTCATTGTACATCTTACCTACGTTACGTGGGATAGTACTTGGCAAACCTGCAGATGGCGGCTGAGGTACAAATAAAAGCAAGCCATCAATATCGTTCTTATAATAAGCTACTTCAGCTGTGATTCTGTCGTTCAGGATACCAAAGTTGATACCGATATCTGTTTTACGGCTGGTTTCCCAAGTCAGATCAGCGTTACCTGCCTGATTGTATACAACGGTACCATTACCGCCATACAGACCTGAACCAAATGTAGACAGTGAAGTGAAGTTACCGAGACCACCGATATTACCAACTTTACCATAGCTTGCGCGAAGCTTGAAGCTGCTGAATACTTTATCCATTCTCATGCTGCTCCAGAAAGCTTCTCTGGCAATTTCCCAACCAGCAGAAACACCCCAGAAAGTACCATACTTATTATTAGAACCAAGCTGAGAAGCACCATCGCGACGGATATTACCACTCAGGTAATACTTTCTGTCGTAGTTATACTGCAAACGGCTGAAATCAGATATCAGGTAGTTTTCACCGATACCCAAACCTGCAGTGTTAGGCGTCTGCCAACCAGCCTGAATAACAGTGAAGTTTGGATCGTTTACACCAATACGGTTGATACCATAACCATTGCTGTTAGTTTTCTGCTGCTCATTACCAATCAACAAGCTAACATTATGCTTATCAGCAAATGTTTTGTCTAATTGCATGGTATTGGTCCAAACCCAACGCTCATTTTTATTGAAGTTGGCTGTAGCTGAACCATTGGTAGAAAAACCTTCTCCAGAGAGCGGGCTGAAATAAGAGTCATTATCAACATTGAGGTTATCAATGCTGTAAGTAGATCTCAGCGTCATCCAAGAGAAAGGCTTTGCTTGTACATACACATTGCTTAAGAGTCTGTATGCATAGCTGTTTTGTCTGTTCAGGTCTAATTGAACAACCGGGTTGTTGAAACCAACCTGACCCTGCTTGTTATTCTGAGAACCAATCAAGGCACCAGAAATATTGTAAGTTCCATCATTGTTATATGGTGAAACGTTTGGTGCAGTAATCAATGGCACACGACCCAAACCTGCAGTTGCAAAAGCATCACCCAGAGAACCTGAGCTTACTGCAGCAAGGTTATCTTCTTTAGAATACTGAATCTTACCACCAATGCTCAGGATCTTGCTGATTTTGTGGTCAACATTCATCATCAAACTCATTCTGTTGAAATCATTGCGTCTGATGATACCCTGCTGCTTAGTAATACCAGCAGAGAAATAATAACTGGTTGCATCATTAGCACCAGAAACGTTTACGGTATGGCTGTGCTGAATACCAGTACGGTAAACAAAATCATACCAATTGGTATTAATGGGTCTGCCATCAGGACCATTTGTTAATGCAAAAGCGTTGGTATTCGCATTGAATGTACCCGCGTTAACCAATGCCTTGTTTTTGAAATCTGTGTATTGGAAAGCATCCAGGAGTTGTGGTAAGCGCTGCACCTGGCTGATACCAAACCAACCATCATAAGTTACTTTGGCTTTACCTGCTTTACCTTTCTTAGTTGTTACAAATACAACACCGTTAGCAGCACGGCTACCGTAGATGGCAGTAGCTGCAGCATCTTTAGCAACGTCGATACTCTCGATATCGTTAGGGTTGATGCTGGCCAGTGCGTTACCTGCAGCAGCAGTTGAACTTGCATCACCAGTAAAAGTTGGGATACCATCAATTACAATCAACGGATATGAAGAAAGAGAGATAGAGTTTGTACCACGGATACGAATAACAGGAGGCGCGTTCAAGACACCACTTGGAATGGTAATCTGCACACCTGCAGCTCTACCACCAAGTGCCTGCTCAAAACTCTGTACAGGCTTATTGGCAATGGCATCACCTTTTACTGAAGCCAGAGAACCAGTTGCTTCTTTTTTCTTCTGTGTACCATAACCAACCACCACCACCTCATTCAGGGCTTTGTTTTCTTCCAAAAGGTTGATACTCAAAGGACCAGAACCAATAGACTGGTCTACATCTTCGTAACCCACAAAACTGAAGCGAAGTGTTTTTGCTTTTTCCGGTGCATTGATACTGAAAGCACCGTTCTGATCTGTAATCGCGTTTCTGCCGAATCCAACAACAGAAACTGAAACCCCTGACATAGGGACACCTTTTTCATTTGTAACCTTTCCTGTTACCGTACGTCCGGTCTGCGCAAAAGCAGACAAAGACAGGAACAGAGAAAACGCTACAAAAGCGAGTAGTTTTCTCATGTGCAAAGTTTTAGTTTAACGTTTAAGACCGTGAATATCTAAAATCTGCTGCAAAAAGGGTAAAAAAAGTTAAACAAACTGACTATTCTGTAACACCCTGAGTTTTATGGAGTTGGCCCAATAGTACCGGCAGTAAAACCAAGTTTGTTATGGTGCCTATCAACAGTGTTAAGGAAGTGAGCCAGCCCAAAGACTGGGTACCACCAAAGCCACTAAAGCAAAAAATGATGAATCCAGCAATGAGAA is drawn from Chitinophagales bacterium and contains these coding sequences:
- a CDS encoding RagB/SusD family nutrient uptake outer membrane protein, producing MRKKVLYTLIGAAVLFTTSCDKRQLSPVPQTVISDLSAFDTRVRIEGQVRAIYASIKNSGMYGGRYQIFNDIRGGDFLNERTNVVTGFDVWSYTTVGSSTNSILNHWAQAYYVINLANVFLDGMDAKGAGVVGAAVANNFRGEARLLRAMSYYSLLQLYARPYWDGNGSKPGVPLRLKGNTGSGDYALARATVAEVYNQILEDLNFAEANLPLTNGNATANTTRAHRNTAIALKTRVYLSMGNNDKVIEEANKIVSTNAPFTASSGVAHALNPSFTNIFTAYTSTESILSMPFASNETPGTQNQLGFYYGPPFVNGGSGEYSLNPNGILGNPDWRASDARKSQIRTTNAAGNAAGTARSWVIKYPGAAPYTDFAPVIRYAEVLLNLAEALARKAGTGAVDTRALAILNAIRQRSDAGAPLFAPASNAALIDLILTERRIELLAEGLAGADLTRLGRDLPAKPGVAAMPSSGQQYIWPISANELLLNPLCKDN
- a CDS encoding SusC/RagA family TonB-linked outer membrane protein; the protein is MRKLLAFVAFSLFLSLSAFAQTGRTVTGKVTNEKGVPMSGVSVSVVGFGRNAITDQNGAFSINAPEKAKTLRFSFVGYEDVDQSIGSGPLSINLLEENKALNEVVVVGYGTQKKKEATGSLASVKGDAIANKPVQSFEQALGGRAAGVQITIPSGVLNAPPVIRIRGTNSISLSSYPLIVIDGIPTFTGDASSTAAAGNALASINPNDIESIDVAKDAAATAIYGSRAANGVVFVTTKKGKAGKAKVTYDGWFGISQVQRLPQLLDAFQYTDFKNKALVNAGTFNANTNAFALTNGPDGRPINTNWYDFVYRTGIQHSHTVNVSGANDATSYYFSAGITKQQGIIRRNDFNRMSLMMNVDHKISKILSIGGKIQYSKEDNLAAVSSGSLGDAFATAGLGRVPLITAPNVSPYNNDGTYNISGALIGSQNNKQGQVGFNNPVVQLDLNRQNSYAYRLLSNVYVQAKPFSWMTLRSTYSIDNLNVDNDSYFSPLSGEGFSTNGSATANFNKNERWVWTNTMQLDKTFADKHNVSLLIGNEQQKTNSNGYGINRIGVNDPNFTVIQAGWQTPNTAGLGIGENYLISDFSRLQYNYDRKYYLSGNIRRDGASQLGSNNKYGTFWGVSAGWEIAREAFWSSMRMDKVFSSFKLRASYGKVGNIGGLGNFTSLSTFGSGLYGGNGTVVYNQAGNADLTWETSRKTDIGINFGILNDRITAEVAYYKNDIDGLLLFVPQPPSAGLPSTIPRNVGKMYNEGIEFSVDAAVVNKKNFTWRTSFNAAYNDNKVTSLAPGLNNIISSTGGLENPSITLPGYPIGMLFVTRSAGVDPATGRRIYINGAGRQVFYQRVPPPGQFQWSYADGTAAPTVSSADAVVYRNTNPRWTGGWDNNFRYRNFELNILMTYQFGSWIYFGTNAGLRDQRFWNNSVDVLRAWTKPGDVTDVPKSVFGDNVSNGSAFPMDVNVFKGDFVKMRTLGISYYLPKSILDKVKISSARFYINGNNLLIITPYPGPDPEVSSNGNGSSNFGIDRNTVANQRTITFGLNVGF